The proteins below are encoded in one region of Apium graveolens cultivar Ventura chromosome 4, ASM990537v1, whole genome shotgun sequence:
- the LOC141721143 gene encoding uncharacterized protein LOC141721143 isoform X1, translating into MSNRYTHNKNEGSRASFNPRKQQFVPKNPNSSAQKLSDSLRHSDSGAAATSSASAGNKVPTRQGGAAVTQSGNFVKFLPHDEAVASGLSADEGGLDPVESQRVVDLLNRELSRLLKLNPREFWKEVASDTSLHDFLESFLKSRSRWYDFPYRGARGIVAGTIVGEYELSRRVYMVLYRISSSRDPGAKAGDSLSPKDHAVLLQEKRLLDLPKLLDICAIYGHENEDLTRILVVNSMKAQPRIHDDFSAVLAHFLSIAHTMYQRCTSSLEVLFSIRDGQDQGSRRLHTDYLEVMDFLNDAIVSMDAFVDAYKHAAIFFSCPVETSYGNAELINTLAQLHDSLLPSLKRGFQLLFASESGRHEISADLRTNITVSLKMLSIRIVNFGWKLLYFCYLSDDAFDAGLPLQSATKIFPAQVEDPLIRAEILIQTFREVNAFSVDQDGKGKTFLQQMEENHKLLDRVDLLLNKGWIIMEDEQHKLLSTSILSYFGGNIRSDLHVPRHVTEIRTDEDSAISASKISQIKDLFPNYGRGFISACLEVYNQNPEEVIQRILEETLHKDLQLLDTSLEDMPLPKASFSSTRDKGKGKLLDSTVTVASTNISTAGGKQQNRSTQVSSSSSSAVGRYVRKSTTDLPDQHTLDSRVDKDVAKTAALVSQLEYDDEYDDSFDDLGLSVADSGYEDTELLGDKSDSTTEKPHQTSNKVPNTANSKWGSRKKPQYFVKDGKNYSYKVAGSVAVANYDEAASYSQAQRETVHGLGRGGNVPQGGYRRFTEPTESKEDEEVRADVDDGGRGRGRGSQRGRGRGGGRSNYRKDQAMKKHFSGLTRY; encoded by the exons ATGTCTAATCGATACACACACAACAAAAATGAAGGTTCTAGAGCTTCATTCAATCCTCGAAAACAACAATTCGTCCCCAAAAACCCTAATTCATCGGCACAAAAACTCTCCGATTCACTCCGTCACTCCGATTCAGGCGCCGCTGCCACATCGTCGGCGAGCGCCGGAAATAAAGTTCCGACGCGACAAGGCGGCGCTGCGGTGACGCAGAGTGGCAATTTCGTAAAATTCTTGCCTCACGATGAGGCGGTTGCTTCTGGATTATCTGCTGATGAAGGTGGATTGGATCCTGTTGAGTCGCAGCGTGTTGTTGATTTGCTTAATCGAGAATTGTCGCGATTGTTGAAATTAAATCCTCGTGAATTTTGGAAAGAAG TGGCTAGTGATACATCCTTGCACGATTTTCTAGAAAGTTTCCTGAAATCTAGAAGTAGATGGTATGATTTTCCATATCGCGGAGCAAGAGGAATTGTTGCAGGAACTATTGTTGGGGAGTATGAATTAAGTAGGCGTGTCTATATGGTTCTATATCGAAT ATCCTCCAGTAGAGATCCAGGAGCCAAGGCTGGGGATAGTCTCAGTCCAAAAGATCATGCAG TCCTTCTGCAGGAAAAGAGGTTGCTTGATTTGCCGAAGTTGTTAGATATATGTGCCATCTATGGTcatgaaaatgaagacttaacCAGAATACTG GTAGTGAATTCAATGAAGGCCCAGCCCAGGATCCATGATGATTTTTCTGCAGTACTTGCTCATTTTCTTAGTATTGCACACACTATGTACCAACGATGCACCTCGTCTTTAGAG GTTTTGTTTTCCATTCGTGATGGTCAAGATCAAGGCTCCAGGCGCCTTCATACTGATTATCTTGAG GTGATGGACTTTCTAAATGATGCAATCGTATCTATGGATGCATTTGTTGATGCATATAAGCATGCAGCCATTTTTTTCTCATGTCCTGTCGAGACAAG TTATGGGAATGCAGAACTAATCAATACTCTTGCACAGTTGCATGATTCATTGTTGCCTTCTTTAAAGCGCGGGTTTCAACTTTTATTTGCTTCGGAAAGCGGTCGTCATGAAATATCAGCTGATCTGAGAACGAATATTACTGTCAGTTTGAAGATGTTGTCAATAAGAATAGTAAATTTTGGTTGGAAACTACTGTACTTCTGTTATTTAAGTGATGACGCATTTGATGCGGGGCTTCCTCTTCAGTCTGCAACCAAGATATTTCCTGCTCAAGTAGAGGATCCTCTTATAAGGGCAGAAATTTTAATTCAGACTTTTAGGGAAGTCAATGCATTTTCTGTTGATCAGGATGGAAAGGGGAAAACTTTTCTTCAACAAATGGAAGAGAATCACAAGCTGTTGGATAGAGTTGATTTATTACTAAACAAAG GATGGATTATAATGGAGGACGAACAACATAAGTTGTTATCTACCAGTATTTTAAGTTATTTTGGTGGAAACATCAGGAGTGATTTACATGTACCAAGGCATGTAACAGAAATACGTACGGATGAAGACTCTGCAATTTCAGCGTCGAAAATCAGCCAGATAAAGGACCTTTTTCCCAATTACGGGAGAGGATTTATTTCTGCTTGCCTTGAAGTATATAACCAGAACCCTGAAGAAGTTATTCAGAGGATTCTGGAGGAGACACTCCATAAGGATCTGCAGCTGCTGGATACATCTTTGGAAGACATGCCACTTCCCAAAGCTTCATTTTCGAGTACACGTGACAAGGGAAAAGGGAAATTGTTGGATTCCACCGTAACAGTAGCTTCCACAAATATATCGACGGCAGGAGGCAAGCAACAGAATAGGAGCACACAAGTTTCATCTTCATCCTCGTCCGCAGTTGGTAGATATGTCAGGAAGTCTACCACTGACTTGCCTGATCAGCACACACTCGATTCCAGAGTTGACAAGGATGTAGCAAAGACTGCAGCTCTTGTTTCACAGCTTGAGTATGACGATGAGTATGATGATTCTTTTGATGATTTAGGCCTAAGTGTTGCCGACTCAGGATATGAGGATACTGAGCTACTTGGCGACAAGTCAGATTCTACTACAGAGAAACCACATCAAACATCAAACAAGGTTCCAAATACTGCAAACTCCAAGTGGGGGTCACGGAAAAAGCCCCAATACTTTGTTAAAGATGGAAAGAACTATAGCTACAAAGTTGCTGGTTCAGTTGCAGTTGCTAATTATGATGAAGCAGCCTCTTATAGTCAAGCCCAAAGAGAAACTGTTCATGGCCTTGGGCGAGGAGGCAATGTTCCTCAAGGTGGCTACAGAAGATTTACCGAGCCCACGGAGTCGAAAGAAGATGAAGAGGTGAGAGCTGATGTTGATGATGGAGGACGTGGACGAGGTAGAGGTTCCCAAAGAGGCAGAGGGAGGGGTGGGGGAAGAAGTAATTACAGGAAGGACCAAGCAATGAAAAAACATTTTTCTGGATTGACTCGTTACTAG
- the LOC141721143 gene encoding uncharacterized protein LOC141721143 isoform X2, translating into MQEKRLLDLPKLLDICAIYGHENEDLTRILVVNSMKAQPRIHDDFSAVLAHFLSIAHTMYQRCTSSLEVLFSIRDGQDQGSRRLHTDYLEVMDFLNDAIVSMDAFVDAYKHAAIFFSCPVETSYGNAELINTLAQLHDSLLPSLKRGFQLLFASESGRHEISADLRTNITVSLKMLSIRIVNFGWKLLYFCYLSDDAFDAGLPLQSATKIFPAQVEDPLIRAEILIQTFREVNAFSVDQDGKGKTFLQQMEENHKLLDRVDLLLNKGWIIMEDEQHKLLSTSILSYFGGNIRSDLHVPRHVTEIRTDEDSAISASKISQIKDLFPNYGRGFISACLEVYNQNPEEVIQRILEETLHKDLQLLDTSLEDMPLPKASFSSTRDKGKGKLLDSTVTVASTNISTAGGKQQNRSTQVSSSSSSAVGRYVRKSTTDLPDQHTLDSRVDKDVAKTAALVSQLEYDDEYDDSFDDLGLSVADSGYEDTELLGDKSDSTTEKPHQTSNKVPNTANSKWGSRKKPQYFVKDGKNYSYKVAGSVAVANYDEAASYSQAQRETVHGLGRGGNVPQGGYRRFTEPTESKEDEEVRADVDDGGRGRGRGSQRGRGRGGGRSNYRKDQAMKKHFSGLTRY; encoded by the exons ATGCAG GAAAAGAGGTTGCTTGATTTGCCGAAGTTGTTAGATATATGTGCCATCTATGGTcatgaaaatgaagacttaacCAGAATACTG GTAGTGAATTCAATGAAGGCCCAGCCCAGGATCCATGATGATTTTTCTGCAGTACTTGCTCATTTTCTTAGTATTGCACACACTATGTACCAACGATGCACCTCGTCTTTAGAG GTTTTGTTTTCCATTCGTGATGGTCAAGATCAAGGCTCCAGGCGCCTTCATACTGATTATCTTGAG GTGATGGACTTTCTAAATGATGCAATCGTATCTATGGATGCATTTGTTGATGCATATAAGCATGCAGCCATTTTTTTCTCATGTCCTGTCGAGACAAG TTATGGGAATGCAGAACTAATCAATACTCTTGCACAGTTGCATGATTCATTGTTGCCTTCTTTAAAGCGCGGGTTTCAACTTTTATTTGCTTCGGAAAGCGGTCGTCATGAAATATCAGCTGATCTGAGAACGAATATTACTGTCAGTTTGAAGATGTTGTCAATAAGAATAGTAAATTTTGGTTGGAAACTACTGTACTTCTGTTATTTAAGTGATGACGCATTTGATGCGGGGCTTCCTCTTCAGTCTGCAACCAAGATATTTCCTGCTCAAGTAGAGGATCCTCTTATAAGGGCAGAAATTTTAATTCAGACTTTTAGGGAAGTCAATGCATTTTCTGTTGATCAGGATGGAAAGGGGAAAACTTTTCTTCAACAAATGGAAGAGAATCACAAGCTGTTGGATAGAGTTGATTTATTACTAAACAAAG GATGGATTATAATGGAGGACGAACAACATAAGTTGTTATCTACCAGTATTTTAAGTTATTTTGGTGGAAACATCAGGAGTGATTTACATGTACCAAGGCATGTAACAGAAATACGTACGGATGAAGACTCTGCAATTTCAGCGTCGAAAATCAGCCAGATAAAGGACCTTTTTCCCAATTACGGGAGAGGATTTATTTCTGCTTGCCTTGAAGTATATAACCAGAACCCTGAAGAAGTTATTCAGAGGATTCTGGAGGAGACACTCCATAAGGATCTGCAGCTGCTGGATACATCTTTGGAAGACATGCCACTTCCCAAAGCTTCATTTTCGAGTACACGTGACAAGGGAAAAGGGAAATTGTTGGATTCCACCGTAACAGTAGCTTCCACAAATATATCGACGGCAGGAGGCAAGCAACAGAATAGGAGCACACAAGTTTCATCTTCATCCTCGTCCGCAGTTGGTAGATATGTCAGGAAGTCTACCACTGACTTGCCTGATCAGCACACACTCGATTCCAGAGTTGACAAGGATGTAGCAAAGACTGCAGCTCTTGTTTCACAGCTTGAGTATGACGATGAGTATGATGATTCTTTTGATGATTTAGGCCTAAGTGTTGCCGACTCAGGATATGAGGATACTGAGCTACTTGGCGACAAGTCAGATTCTACTACAGAGAAACCACATCAAACATCAAACAAGGTTCCAAATACTGCAAACTCCAAGTGGGGGTCACGGAAAAAGCCCCAATACTTTGTTAAAGATGGAAAGAACTATAGCTACAAAGTTGCTGGTTCAGTTGCAGTTGCTAATTATGATGAAGCAGCCTCTTATAGTCAAGCCCAAAGAGAAACTGTTCATGGCCTTGGGCGAGGAGGCAATGTTCCTCAAGGTGGCTACAGAAGATTTACCGAGCCCACGGAGTCGAAAGAAGATGAAGAGGTGAGAGCTGATGTTGATGATGGAGGACGTGGACGAGGTAGAGGTTCCCAAAGAGGCAGAGGGAGGGGTGGGGGAAGAAGTAATTACAGGAAGGACCAAGCAATGAAAAAACATTTTTCTGGATTGACTCGTTACTAG
- the LOC141719791 gene encoding uncharacterized protein LOC141719791: MESMGVLQHEDCDFLSKMFANDEEADFTFQFWKGFGNSTNEANVDANFTGFDENLFFSSENFDTSFYNSQDNASFSTCNNYSACLSNVNHENPQVYGSNIIPAMNDISKSMDIFLVDEENNALANFLPNDQYMQDVVTSGVGMGVTAVTEVGTATKVEVLQQPETVAIVENNPKKRCRIPRDTPKYKKNEQAKRTKKVTQSVNIDAENNFNVPNGQSSSTYSSGDDSNASQELNNGATSDFTEAVAVNLSGKPRAGRGAATDPQSLYARKRREKINDRLRILQNLVPNGTKVDISTMLEEAVHYVKFLQLQIKLLSSDEMWMYAPIAYNGMDMGLYHNISPVL; the protein is encoded by the exons ATGGAGTCTATGGGAGTCCTTCAACATGAAGATTGCGATTTTTTGAGCAAAATGTTTGCTAACGATGAAGAGGCGGATTTCACGTTCCAGTTCTGGAAAGGTTTTGGAAATTCTACTAATGAAGCCAATGTTGATGCTAATTTTACTGGCTTTGACGagaatttatttttttcttctgAAAATTTTGACACTAGTTTCTACAATTCTCAAGACAATGCTAGTTTTAGTACTTGTAATAACTATAGTGCCTGTTTATCCAATGTAAACCATGAAAACCCCCAGGTTTATGGTTCTAATATCATCCCTGCGATGAATGACATTTCTAAGTCCATGGACATTTTTTTAGTGGACGAAGAAAATAATGCATTAGCTAATTTTTTACCCAACGACCAGTACATGCAAGATGTTGTGACTTCGGGTGTGGGGATGGGAGTTACAGCTGTTACTGAGGTAGGCACGGCGACAAAGGTTGAAGTGCTACAACAGCCTGAAACTGTGGCAATTGTTGAGAATAATCCAAAGAAAAGATGTCGCATACCAAGAGAT ACACCGAAATACAAGAAGAATGAGCAGGCAAAGAGGACTAAAAAGGTCACTCAAAGTGTCAACATTGATGCAGAGAACAATTTTAATGTTCCAAATGGACAGAGTTCAAGTACTTACAGCTCAGGAGATGATTCTAATGCATCCCAAGAGCTGAATAATGGAGCAACTTCGGATTTCACAGAAGCTGTAGCGGTCAATTTGAGTGGAAAACCGAGAGCTGGTAGAGGAGCTGCAACTGATCCCCAGAGCCTCTATGCAAGG AAAAGAAGGGAGAAAATAAATGATAGATTGAGAATCCTGCAAAACCTTGTCCCTAATGGAACAAAGGTTGACATTAGCACAATGCTAGAAGAGGCAGTCCATTATGTGAAGTTTTTACAGCTTCAAATCAAG TTACTGAGCTCTGATGAGATGTGGATGTATGCACCTATTGCTTACAATGGGATGGACATGGGTCTTTACCACAACATTTCTCCTGTTCTATGA